The Primulina tabacum isolate GXHZ01 chromosome 7, ASM2559414v2, whole genome shotgun sequence genome includes a window with the following:
- the LOC142550609 gene encoding uncharacterized protein LOC142550609 yields the protein MDENYLGFFRNFVSYPKNPKENTSSQNSEIPPKYPYFPYPPNYPHNPYPPNYPYNPYPPNYPYNPYPPNYPYNPHATSMPFISPTENEPVTPTFVPETQLSNRESPIEVVNLENVDSSAEGRKKWSTWRKVEDEVLARSFVTISDYPIIGNDQKAEAFWGRVASYYNDNRPAGTLNRSASVIRSHWHNTIQKKVYRFNANYNSIYSAYRSGHSDEDILRLAYEKYRAENNGFAFNLEHVWRIVKDRPMFTPQSVDYHVSTKKARTSESGASNTSSNQDASLHVDLIEEENRPMGQKAAKRKGKGKTRLDMECMTTNLDNMFAKFTEYTSMKKVEVEMKQKQLEVEELKAKAAMAKVQLKEYAILSKDTLQMTYEQLIIHERLCQEIRGRWNI from the coding sequence ATGGATGAAAATTACCTAGGATTTTTTAGAAATTTCGTGAGTTATCCAAAAAATCCGAAAGAAAATACTTCTTCCCAAAATTCGGAAATTCCACCAAAATATCCATATTTTCCATACCCACCAAATTATCCACATAATCCATATCCACCAAATTATCCTTACAATCCATATCCACCAAACTATCCATATAATCCATATCCACCAAACTATCCATATAATCCACATGCAACCAGTATGCCATTTATTTCTCCGACGGAAAATGAACCAGTCACTCCGACTTTCGTCCCCGAAACTCAATTGTCCAACCGTGAATCCCCAATTGAAGTCGTAAATTTGGAGAATGTGGATTCAAGCGCTGAGGGTAGAAAAAAATGGTCAACCTGGAGAAAGGTTGAAGACGAGGTCTTAGCGAGATCGTTTGTCACTATCAGCGATTACCCAATCATCGGCAATGATCAAAAGGCGGAAGCTTTCTGGGGACGTGTTGCAAGCTACTACAATGATAATCGTCCCGCAGGTACACTTAATAGAAGTGCAAGTGTCATACGATCGCACTGGCACAATACCATCCAAAAAAAAGTATATCGCTTCAATGCAAATTACAATAGTATTTATAGTGCATATCGTAGCGGCCACAGTGATGAGGATATACTACGACTTGCGTATGAAAAATATCGTGCGGAAAATAACGGCTTCGCATTTAATCTTGAGCATGTGTGGAGGATCGTAAAAGACCGTCCAATGTTTACTCCACAGTCCGTTGATTACCATGTTAGCACGAAGAAGGCAAGGACCTCGGAGTCGGGAGCAAGCAACACCTCATCCAACCAAGATGCGAGTCTACATGTAGAcctaattgaagaagaaaatcgtcCAATGGGTCAGAAGGCAGCAAAAAGAAAGGGAAAAGGTAAAACGAGATTGGACATGGAGTGTATGACAACAAACTTGGACAATATGTTTGCAAAGTTTACTGAATATACAAGCATGAAAAAAGTTGAAGTTGAAATGAAACAAAAACAACTCGAAGTAGAGGAGTTGAAAGCAAAAGCTGCTATGGCCAAAGTTCAACTAAAGGAATATGCAATCCTTTCGAAGGATACTTTGCAAATGACATATGAGCAACTTATCATCCACGAACGTCTATGTCAAGAGATTAGGGGGAGATGGAATATTTAA